From the genome of Candidatus Bathyarchaeota archaeon:
ATTAAAAGGTGAAGTCAATGCCTTTTCTTCAGATCGGTGTAGATGATACTGATTCTAAGGATGGAATGTGCACTACTTATATCGGTGCATTAATAATCGAAGAATTAAAACGAATTGGTGCTGAAATCATAGATTATCCACGACTCATTAGATTAAATCCCAATTGGCCCCACAAAACTCGAGGTAATTGTGCCATAGCTATTACAATAAAAGTAATTGATGAAAAGATCCCATTGGTTAAAAAGAAGATTATAGAATTGGTAAAAGAAAACGCTGAGCTAGAATACGAAACAACTAATCCCGGAGTGGTTTTCTATCATAAGCCAGAGGCACCTGAATCCTTGAAGAAATTCTCTGAAAATGTTATTAAAGATATTGTTACTATAGAAGAAGCAGAAAAACTTGCTGCGGAAATAAAAGCTGAAGTTCATAAGATTAAATCCGGTCATGGAATAATTGGAGCTCTTGCAGCCATAGGTGAAAGTCTAGATATCGATAAAACCTTTGAGTTAGTAGCATATAGGCTTCCAAAGAATCGAGGTACACAAAGAGACATTGATAAAGATTCTGTAATAAAAATGGATGAGATCACCCATCCAAAGACTTTTGATAATTATGATCCAATGACGGGTGAGATCTGTATAACTCCTCACACACCTTGTCCAATTTTATATGGAATTAGGGCCGAAAATCCTGCAATTGCTATTGATGCATATAAAATTGTGAGGTCTTCAGAGCCTATTGAGAGATGGATTGTCTATAAAACTAATCAAGCAACAGACTCTCATTACCAAAAGCTTGAGATAAGAGATTTGAAACCTTATATTTCTGCCATAATTGAAGGAAAGGTCTCATCCAAACCAAGAATTATTCAAGGTGGCCATATAATCTTCAAGATCAAAGATGAAAGCTGCGAATTGCATTGTGCGACTTTCGAACCAACTAAACAATTTAGAAA
Proteins encoded in this window:
- a CDS encoding tRNA(Ile)(2)-agmatinylcytidine synthase, giving the protein MPFLQIGVDDTDSKDGMCTTYIGALIIEELKRIGAEIIDYPRLIRLNPNWPHKTRGNCAIAITIKVIDEKIPLVKKKIIELVKENAELEYETTNPGVVFYHKPEAPESLKKFSENVIKDIVTIEEAEKLAAEIKAEVHKIKSGHGIIGALAAIGESLDIDKTFELVAYRLPKNRGTQRDIDKDSVIKMDEITHPKTFDNYDPMTGEICITPHTPCPILYGIRAENPAIAIDAYKIVRSSEPIERWIVYKTNQATDSHYQKLEIRDLKPYISAIIEGKVSSKPRIIQGGHIIFKIKDESCELHCATFEPTKQFRKIITKLIEGDHIRIYGGVKEKSNLPLTLNLEKLEILRLSPLIEKHNPICNKCGKRAKSSGKNDGYICKSCKKKFSKDSFILEERSRGLDIGFYEVPPRARRHLAKPLIRIFVKKYDMPMPFDEQLQPYSLN